Below is a window of Salinigranum rubrum DNA.
CCAACAGTACGTCATTGAGCGCCCCGACTACGGTACAATCTCGACCGAGAGCCGGCGCATCCCCGAGGAGGACCTCGTCGCGCACTTCGTCGAGGTCGACGAGGCCGCACACGAGGCGTACGTCGACGAACAGCGCGAACAGTGGGAGACCGAGCGCCGTCGGGACGCCTCGGAGTACCGCGGTATCGGCCACCCGGTCGAGACGAGCGACGAGCTGGTCGAGCACTTCGACCGCTGTGCCGAAGTGGCCGAACACCTCATCGACGAGGTCGGTCGGCCGGTGTGGGTCGATACGGACGTTCGCGTGCGCCCGTGGGGAGGTGCTGACGATGACGAGTAAGGGGCCGGGCGTCATCACCCCTCGAGTCGTCGACGGCCGCGTGCTGTGTCACGTGCAACACGAGGACGTCTCCGTGCTTATCGCCGCGAACGAGGACACGACCACGCACCGACTCACCGAGGTCGCGACCGAGGCGGCGAACGCGGCAGTGACCTACGGCAAGCTCTTCTCCGCGGAGTCGCGACTCGGCCTCGACGCCGGGTCCGTCGCGACGGATGGAGGCCGAGCCGATGACTGACCGCGACCTCGGCACGACGTATTACGTCGTCAACGACCCGCACCAGAAGGTCGCTCGGGTGGTCGGTGGGCCGTTCGACATCAAGGAGGCTCGAACCTGTGCGGACATCACCGTCGGACGCACGGCTGTTCGGAACGCGCTGTATCTCGTTCACGACATCAAGCACAACGACTACCGTGTCGAGTGGGCAGACGGCGTCGAGCGCCCCGACGTGCTGGTCGCGACGGACGGCGGACGAAACGACGGCCAACTCGACCGCGTCGAGACGTGGGACGCACACGGCAACCCCTACTGGAACGGTGTCACGCGGTCGGGGTCGTACGCCCCCGGAACCGGGACGCTCCACCGCGCGCGCATCGAGGGACACGACGTCGTCGAGATCGAGTGTGGACAGCGCGCCGAGACGTGGGTGCCGTTCACGGCACGATCAACGGGACAGCGAAAACGACTCACGTGCTCGAAGTGTGGCGACCTGACGCGTGTTCCTGGGGTCAAGCGAGACACCTGGAACCGCGTGCAACTCACCGACGAGTACGCCCCAGCGGAGTGGTCTCCCAAGCCCGTGGCTGACGGCGGCCGCGACTTTGACGATCAGGCCGCGTACCTCGCCGCCGAGTTGTCGATCCCCGAAGAGGAGGCGCGTCGGTATCTCGAAAACCAGACGGACTACGGTGAGGGGGAGGTGGCCGATGACTGAGCTCGACCTCGGCGACGTCCTCCTCGCGGCCCACTCCCGGGCGGCGGTCCTCGACGACTACGTGTTCGGGCTCGGGACGTTCGACCCCGCACTCCCGCATCACGGGACGCCGCGGCGCTGTCCGTTCTGTGGCGACGTCTACCGCGTCCACGCCGGCTTTGCGGACCACCGCGACCGGTGTGAAGAGAGGCCGAATCCAGGAGCGAATCCAGCGGGATCGGTGCGGACTGACGGCGGGAACCGGCCGTTCCTCCTCCGACCGTGTCGGTCGCGCCGATGCGGCGGGAAGGTCACACTGCACCGTCGCATCGAGGACCGCGAACCGCCCGCGTGGCGCTGTGAGGAGTGTCTCACGACGTTCGAGGCTGTGCAAGAGACACTTCGCACGGACGGCGGGAGCGTGCAGCGATCGCTCGACGAGGCGGCGAACGACTACCCGTATCTCGCCGACGGGCTCACGCTCGGGACGGTGTGCGAACACCCGCCTTCGGGCGCGTGGTGTGTCGTCCTCGACGTTCGCGACGACGGCCGAGTTACGGTGCTGAACCTCGACGAAGTCGGCTGTGACCACATCGCGCTGTTCGAGGACTGCGAGGGCTGTGTCGAGCACGCCCGACTCGGTCGGGACGTCGCACGGTCGAACGAGGGCGGGCAGTACCACGCCGCGCCCGATGCGTTCCGCGTCCTCGGGCCGGTCCACCCCGACCACCAGCGCGACGGGGGTGAGTCGGCGTGAGTGGCGATCATGCGAAGTACCTTGAGGAGACGCCGGACACGACGCGGACGACCGTCCGCTTCCCGACCACAGAACTCGAACAGGTCGAGGAACTCGTCGAGGAGGGCAAGTACCTTTCGACGAGTGAAGCCGTCCGCCACGCGGTTCGTGACCTCATCGAGGCCCACAAAAACGCCACCAGCGAGGCAGACGAGCGATGAGCCGCGCCCAGAACGCGGACGTCGGCGCGGCCGGCGAACAGCGGGCGTCGGAGTGGCGGCCCGAACTCGCGCTCGTCGATGACGCGGCCGACCATCGCGTCGACGGCCACCTCACGGAGGACGTCGTCGCGGAGATCGGGGCGGTCGAGACGGTCGTCGCACCCGCCAGGACGCCGGTCGAGGTCAAGACGGTCGCGCTGCGGAAGCGTGACGGGTCGTACTCGCGCCGAGGAGAGTTGCATATCCGCGCGGCGAACCATGCGGCGCTGCTCGACGGCAACGGCGAGTATATCGTCGTCATCTACGAAGGCGACCGCGCCGACCCAGATGCGTTAGACTGGGTCCGCACCGTGATGATTCCTGCCCGCACTGTCGACGCGCACATCACGGCATGGTGTGAGGACCGTCAATATGGGCTCGAAATAGCCCGCGTGCCCTGGCCCCGACTCCTCGACATCGAGCAGACGGAGGCGCTGGCGGACGACGATGAGTTAGTTGGACCAGCAACCGAGACCGACGAGGTCGTCGCCTAACCCAGGATGGAGGACGTATATCCAACAGCGACCGCTCTCGGTTTCGACCAGCGAAGCGGGCGTCATCCGTCTGTCAGACGCACCTTTAAACCGTATGACGCGCAAGGAATCGGATATGCAGAGCTAACGAATCTGAGGCCGGGGACATCCCCGGCGACCTCGCGGCCACCGGGGACGGTCCCGAAGAAACTGTGCTTGAACACCTCAGTTTTCTTCGCGACCGTTCTTAAGATTTGCCCCTCAGTTAGTGACAGGTCTGTCACTCGCCGAGCGGCAGGTCGCGGTGGTCGTCTCTGTGAGGAGCGACCAGCATGAGCGACACCACCAGCTACGCCGTCGTCGGCTGTTCGAACTGCGACGCCCTTTGGGTCGTCGGCGACCTTTGGGACCAGGACACGGCCGCGTGCCCCTCGTGTGGACACACGAAGAACACCGACCGCCTGCGAGCCCTCAAGGAAGCCGACGACCACGCTGTCGCGTGTGAGCTCCGCTCGCGGATGCTCGCCGCCCGCGCGGTCTCGAATCCGACGCACGACGGGTTCGAGAACCTCGACGAGCGCGACCAGTACGCGACGCTCGCCGAACAGGTCGAGGACTACTTCGCCACCGACGAAAACCTCTACGCCGACCAGATCGAGACGACCGAGCGCGAGAAGATCGTCGCCGAAGCCGCTGACCGCGCGGTCGAAGCGCACTTCGAACAGTTCGAGTACGACGTCGACACGTCGTGGCGTGAGGAGTTCGGCGAGGCCGCCGACCGCGTCGCCGGCCGCGTTGTCGACGACGTCCCGCGGCAGGCGGGCGCGGGCTCGTTCGAGGTCGTCGACCACCAGCCGCTCGACACGACCGCGACACTCCGGCTCGACGACCACGCGCCGTCGGAGACGTGGCAGACACTCGCCGACGACGAGGCGTTCCGCGACGCACTTCTGGACCGCGCCCGCGACCTCGTACGAGACGCACGCCCGGCACAGTACGTCATCACGCTCATCGAGGCGGGCGTGACGGCGATGGACGGGGCGTTCGCCCGCGTCCTTGCGACGGCGCTCGGTGGCGACGAGAGTGCGCTCTCTCCGGCGCTCTCTGCGTTCGGGAAGGGCGGCGTCGTCGAGGAGATCGGCGTGCCGGCCCCGTCGCTCGACGCTGTTCGCGACGGCCCGCTCGCGCTCTTCGCGCTCGACGACACCGACGACATGGCGACCGTGTCTGTCCGCATCGAGCCCGCGTTCGCCGACCGCCGGGCCGACCAGCGCCGAGCGCTGTTCGAGCTCGTCGAGGCGCTTGCTGACGTCGTCGACGTCCGGCTCGCGGTCGCCGATGACGAGACGATGCGCTGGCTCCTCGGCGAGCACGCGGGCGACCTGCCGGCCGACGTGAGCGAGATGTGCAAGGAGTGGCTGCACACAGACAACCCGGCGTCGAGAGAGCGAGTCGGTGGGGCGCTCGGCGACCTCGAGCCCGACGCGCCCGCGGTCACAACGCTCCGACGTATCGCTGACGCGCCCGGTGAGGCACGGACGTACGGCTCGCTGTACGAGCAAGAAACCGACTTCCCAGCCGGTGAGGGCTCCGAGAACGACACTCAAGAGAAGGCCGCCCAACGCGTCCGCACGCACCTCAAGCGCCTCCGTGACCACGACCTCGTCACCGAGGGCTACCAGACGAACCAGGGCCGTGCGGTCGCTGTCACGTCTACTGGGCTCGCGTACCTGTCGGCACTGCGTCGTGAGTCGGGGGCGCTCCCGGAGATGCCGGTCGCCGCGGACCCCCCCAAAACTCTCCCGACATGCCGTGTAAACCCGCGCAAGCACGAGAGGGGGGAGAGGAGGCAGACCAGGCCGCAGACCGCTCCGGCGGCCGCTCGGCGCCGCAGGAATCGGAGGCGACCTCGCAACGGTCGGACAACCACTCGCACACCACCGTTCACCCCGGCTTCCTCAGCCGGCATCGGCAGGAGGCGCTGCTCTCAGCGGCTCACGACGGCGAAGTGTCGCTCATCGACGCGCGGCTCGACGAGCTCCCACACGCCGATCCGCGGCAGCCGCTCGTCGGTGTCGACCGTCGAACTGACACCGTCCTCGTTTCGGTCGCGTACAAGAATCCGATGCAGGCGGCGGCGACGACTGCGGTCGCGTTAACCTCCGACCAACTACTGTCTCAGGTGGGTGAGACGCTGTCTAAGCGTCTCGGCAGTGGCTTCGAGAGCGTCCCGTCGCTGAACATCCTACGGAACGGCCGGTGTCTCGGCTGGCTCTCGAACGAGACCGCCGAGGACGGCCCCGGAGCCTTCCTCGACGAACTTCGCGAGGGCCGACAGACGCTGTACGACCTCACCCGAGACTACTACCACGGCGAGTTCGCAGATAAAAACGAGTTCCGCGGCGTCATCACGCGGTTCGCTCATGGGCTCGCCGGGACGGCACTGCACGTCCTCGAAATGGCCGGGTTCCGCGTCGTTCGCGAGCTCGTCACGCCGGAGTTCACCCGCCACTACGGCGAGGAGGGGAACGCTGGTAACCGAC
It encodes the following:
- a CDS encoding ribbon-helix-helix protein, CopG family, whose protein sequence is MSGDHAKYLEETPDTTRTTVRFPTTELEQVEELVEEGKYLSTSEAVRHAVRDLIEAHKNATSEADER
- a CDS encoding DUF5817 domain-containing protein, producing MSDTTSYAVVGCSNCDALWVVGDLWDQDTAACPSCGHTKNTDRLRALKEADDHAVACELRSRMLAARAVSNPTHDGFENLDERDQYATLAEQVEDYFATDENLYADQIETTEREKIVAEAADRAVEAHFEQFEYDVDTSWREEFGEAADRVAGRVVDDVPRQAGAGSFEVVDHQPLDTTATLRLDDHAPSETWQTLADDEAFRDALLDRARDLVRDARPAQYVITLIEAGVTAMDGAFARVLATALGGDESALSPALSAFGKGGVVEEIGVPAPSLDAVRDGPLALFALDDTDDMATVSVRIEPAFADRRADQRRALFELVEALADVVDVRLAVADDETMRWLLGEHAGDLPADVSEMCKEWLHTDNPASRERVGGALGDLEPDAPAVTTLRRIADAPGEARTYGSLYEQETDFPAGEGSENDTQEKAAQRVRTHLKRLRDHDLVTEGYQTNQGRAVAVTSTGLAYLSALRRESGALPEMPVAADPPKTLPTCRVNPRKHERGERRQTRPQTAPAAARRRRNRRRPRNGRTTTRTPPFTPASSAGIGRRRCSQRLTTAKCRSSTRGSTSSHTPIRGSRSSVSTVELTPSSFRSRTRIRCRRRRRLRSR